In Candidatus Aegiribacteria sp., a genomic segment contains:
- a CDS encoding T9SS type A sorting domain-containing protein: protein MKFKKTGFLLSLILISASSAFADWQSFQLTDNGYAESMSSTDLDQFDIPHFAWCSNDDGDYDIYYLSEITGTPVKVTDNITADRYPRLRIDQAGNAHIAFKGYDGHDYEEYYVNNIGGSFCNPIQVSFTSSNVVGFVPEHACLIIDSAGVAHIAYKYGYYEYGNWDIYYVNNEGGAFGPSTRITDEPGGKSYVRPSMDLDNNNFVHIVFESGTDILYTNNVAGTFDTLTTVSEGTYCWNSSIGVDSLNKVHVSYSRYHGGVYYVNNVSGDFGPTSVLSNTNSANEITALVLDYLDNVHIAYIGGTFGTPDTHELYYVNNVTGSFEIPEQITSNNEHTTDICMSVDSSCAGHIAFLEGLYGSNDYEVWYCTNSESVGISFDNSSYSGNSSLIQNNPNPFNSTTTIRYQLSVNTDVTIGIYNILGQKVRTLVNENQNAGEHSTIWDCRDNSGQLVGSGIYFCLLGSDNDPPESRRMMLLN from the coding sequence ATGAAATTTAAGAAGACAGGGTTTCTTCTGAGTTTGATTCTAATTTCTGCAAGCTCTGCTTTCGCTGATTGGCAAAGTTTCCAATTGACCGATAATGGTTACGCTGAATCGATGTCCTCAACAGATTTAGACCAGTTCGACATTCCTCATTTTGCGTGGTGCTCCAATGATGATGGAGACTATGATATTTACTATCTATCGGAAATCACTGGAACACCGGTGAAAGTTACCGATAATATTACCGCTGACCGATATCCTCGTTTAAGGATAGATCAGGCAGGGAATGCTCATATAGCCTTCAAGGGCTACGATGGTCATGATTATGAAGAATACTATGTAAATAACATCGGCGGCAGTTTTTGCAACCCGATACAGGTAAGTTTTACAAGTTCAAATGTTGTGGGTTTTGTTCCTGAACATGCATGCTTAATCATTGATTCTGCTGGAGTTGCTCATATTGCTTACAAATATGGATACTACGAATATGGTAACTGGGACATATATTATGTAAACAATGAGGGCGGGGCATTTGGACCATCAACCAGAATTACTGATGAACCGGGGGGAAAAAGTTACGTTAGGCCTTCTATGGATCTGGATAACAACAACTTCGTTCATATTGTATTTGAAAGCGGAACCGATATCCTTTACACAAACAACGTTGCCGGGACCTTTGATACCCTGACAACAGTAAGTGAGGGAACATATTGTTGGAATTCTTCGATAGGTGTCGATTCCCTGAATAAAGTTCACGTTTCTTACTCAAGATACCATGGTGGTGTATATTACGTTAATAATGTAAGCGGAGATTTTGGTCCAACATCGGTTTTGTCAAATACGAATAGTGCTAATGAAATCACAGCCTTAGTATTGGACTATTTAGACAATGTCCATATTGCTTATATTGGCGGCACCTTTGGAACTCCTGATACTCATGAGTTGTATTATGTGAATAATGTTACCGGCAGCTTTGAGATCCCCGAACAGATTACCTCCAATAACGAGCATACTACAGATATATGCATGAGCGTTGATTCGTCTTGTGCCGGCCATATAGCATTTCTGGAGGGATTGTATGGAAGTAACGATTATGAAGTCTGGTACTGCACAAACAGCGAATCTGTTGGTATATCTTTTGATAACTCAAGCTACTCTGGTAATAGCTCTTTGATACAAAACAATCCAAATCCTTTCAATTCGACAACAACCATCAGATATCAATTATCAGTTAATACCGATGTGACCATCGGCATTTACAACATACTGGGACAGAAAGTACGGACGCTGGTAAATGAAAACCAGAATGCAGGCGAGCATTCTACCATCTGGGATTGCAGAGACAACTCAGGACAGCTGGTGGGCTCAGGTATTTATTTCTGCCTGCTGGGATCAGATAATGATCCTCCCGAAAGCAGACGAATGATGCTTTTGAACTGA